GAGAAACGAGACAAGAGAATTGGCAAGTCGGGACATTTATGGTTAAGTGCTCGACGAAAGAAAAGGAAAGCAACGGCGGCGATCGCATACCAGCAAGAAAGGTAAGCAAATCTTTATCTGACATTTTTACTGGACACAAAAATGTCACACATGCATACAGTTGTAATTTCAAGAAGTGTCTTGAACGCATATATAATATTGTGACATATTTCTTAGGAAAAAGAAAAGACTTCAAGAACACTCGAAAATTCCAGAGGAGAATACTTCGACAGTAATCAATAAGGGAAACGAGGAATGGTCGGCACCTTCTACAAGTCGTAGTGAAAGCGGAATTCTCAATTTGATAACTGGAACAAAGTAAGTTAAAATTCTCTTAAACTAATTATGCACTACGTTACCTGTCTTCcgtgtttatttaatttgcatAGCATTTTCACCAGCATTTACCTTTACTGAACGCCTAACTTTATCGACACCACTTGGCCGGTGTTACTAAACGTGTTTATAAAGGTTTAGGCTCAGCTCGTACCTAGACCTTATCTGTATTCCTAAACCTTATACTGCTAGCGAAAATCTCAGATAAGTTGTAGCCAGATCTTTGTTTTTAGAGCTCCGATGTTGGTGATTTATCCTTGTTTTAAACAGTGCAGGTTATAAATCGCTTGCCTGCCGAAAACTGCATTTAACAACAaagatttcattaaaattttacaatacgCTGGCTTTAGTACAACATTTTTGAACTCTATTGATATGTGTTTCAGTAGCGTAGATGGTAGAGCGTTCGCTTGACGATACGTATCTACAGTTTCGCGCCACGGCTAAACCGaaatagtttttatatttaactGTTTACGCAGAACATTACTGACAGAACGAAAATGATTTCAGTTTCCAGAAATATCGTTCCTAGACATAACGTGATTGAGCGCCGTTTAGATCTCGTAGCAATCGAACTGAACTTAGGTTTTCTATGTTTATTCTTAcgcgtttaaaaaaaatatgaatggtATTTAACAACATGATGTCAGAGTAGTCAGATCACTCGGCTCCTACCAAggtgatccgggttcgattcccagtgCGTTCATAGTCCTTATGTTTTGCATGCggtaaacatggcggacgttgccgaTTGACGGCGTATTTTCTAGGGGATTTCCCATTCCCCCCACCCTTATTATTCCGTCGCTCTTCATTGTAGGGCTTTATTTCATGTCATGTTTAATGCTGTTTATTCCTTTGAGTGCTGCTTGGCTGAAAGAAAAAATAAGCCAATTGGATAGAATGTAGGCATTAGCATTAAAATATTTGggaaagtaacaatttttttctgaattgcaATGTCGCCTATTTGAGTTTTCTGGGTTATTGAAAACTTCAATATTTGACATAGGCCTACGTCTCAAAAGCTTTAATTTTTACAATGAGGATTCTGCGTTGTGTAAATTGTGAATAACAAATTCAGTGACGAAGACTGATATGAGTAATACAGGAAAGCACAACTGTGTGAACATGTGTAGCTAAGCAGCAATAAAAGGAACTTAATATTGTTGTATCTTTGTTGGTTTATAAATTGCTTTGCTAAGCCTGGCTTACAACCATAACAATTATGTAATTTCCTACTTTCtactgttttattaatttttttttttttttcagaatcttGCAGTACGAAGAGAATCATCATAACAGTCAAGATGTAGATCTGCAGGAAGTACTTTCTGAAAAGCCCGTGACACAAACAATAGTTCGAGACAAGTATGTATAGGCCTAATACCTAGGAAAATTTTGCTAGTCGTTAAATTAATATCGACACGGCACAATGCTTTAGAAGAGATATAGTAGTTTTATTTCCGCGTAA
The DNA window shown above is from Bacillus rossius redtenbacheri isolate Brsri chromosome 2, Brsri_v3, whole genome shotgun sequence and carries:
- the LOC134529746 gene encoding uncharacterized protein LOC134529746 isoform X3, coding for MEEKRDKRIGKSGHLWLSARRKKRKATAAIAYQQERKKKRLQEHSKIPEENTSTVINKGNEEWSAPSTSRSESGILNLITGTKILQYEENHHNSQDVDLQEVLSEKPVTQTIVRDNQFRYYTSLDAHPGKDMKMLRNYNAQLVSQHVVSPKHLRIHKSALVCRRAM